GCTCGCTGTCCGGGCTGGGCAGCAAGCCGCGGGACCGGCGCGAGCGGGAGCTGCAGGCGCTACGGGCCCGGGCGGAGAAGGCCGAGGCCGAGCTGGCCAAGACCAGGGCGGCGCTGGACCTGATGGGAAAAGCACACGCGCTCTTGGAGACGCTCTCCGAGAGCGCGGACAAGCCGCCGCGGTCGCCGCGGTGATCAACCCGGCCGTCGACGGGCTGGCCGAGCACGTCGGCACCGCGGCTGCGTGCGCGCTGCTGGGTCGCTCCCGCGCCAGTCACTACCGGGCCAAGAACCCGCCACCGCCACGTCCACGGACACCGCGGCCGGCACCGGCGAACAAGCTGTCCGCCGCCGAGCGGGCCCACGTGCTGGCCGTGTTGACCAGCCAGCGGTTCGCGGACAAGTCGGTCGCCCAGGTCTGGGCCACGCTGCTGGACGAGGGCACCTACCTGTGCTCGATGTCCACGATGCACCGGATCCTGCGCGAGCACGACATGGCCGGGGAACGGCGCCGGCAGGCGAGCCACCCGCCCCGGACCCGGCCCGAGCTCGTCGCGACGGCGCCGGGGCAGGTGTGGAGTTGGGACATCACAAAGCTCAAGGGGCCGGAGCGGGGCGTGTACTACGACCTGTACGTCGTGCTCGACATCTTCTCCAGGTTCGTCGTGGGCTGGACCATCGCGGCCCGCGAGGACGCCGAGATCGCCAAGAACCTGCTCGAGCACGCCATGGGCATCCATGGCGTGCCGGAGGCGATCCACGCCGACCGCGGGACCTCGATGACCTCCAAACCGGTCGCTCAGCTGCTCGTCGACCTCGGGGTGGCCAGGTCGCACTCCCGCCCGCACGTGTCGAACGACAACCCTTACAGCGAGGCGGCGTTCAAGACGCTGAAGTACGCCCCGGTCTTCCCCGAGCGCTTCGGGTCCCTGGCCGACGCCGGCGCGTTCGCCGAGCAGTTCTTCGCCTACTACAACCACGAGCACCGCCACTGCGGGATCGGGCTGCACACCCCCGCCAGCGTCCACTTCGGCACCGCCGGGCAGGTCCGCGCCCAGCGCCAGGCCACCCTGGACGCGGCCTACGCCGCCCGTCCCGAGCGCTTCGGCCACCGCCGACCCCAGGCGCCCAAGCTGCCCGAGGCCGCCTGGATCAACCAGCCCTCACAGGAGGCCCTCATACAGACCGCCTGACGGAATCTGTCTCACCCGCCTTGACACTTTCCGGAAGACCACGGCCTGCTCACTCGCACCGTCTACCCCGAGGTTCCCGCTCGCGTGGAGTACGAACTTACTGACCTCGGACACAGCGCAGCCGCCCCGTTGAAGCATCTGCGCGACTGGGTTGAACACAACGTCGGAACCGACCAGTAGCGACCCCCTCGGCGCTACATCGAGCCAGGAGTCCCGGCCTCCGCGTAATACCGCGTCAACACAGACGAGGCGTCGCGGTCGCCGTCACCGGACACGACAGAGTTCAGCAGGTACCGGTACCCGTCACCGGTCGTCATCACCCTAATTGATAACGTCACACCTAGAAGGTGCGAAGTAACCGACGCGCGAGCACAGGAGCGCTTCTGTCATTTCGAAGGCGAGACTTCGCGCGATTGGGATTCGCCGGGCCATCCTTCTTCTCTTTCGTCGAACGTCACCGCAACACCGTGTCGCTGGGGTTCGTGAAATCTTCTTCCGGAAGCGAAACCCAGGTACTGCGCCATGAGGAACTCGCCGCAGCGATGCACAGGCGTTCGACAGTTCGGTCGCACGAACCGATCGTTTGTTAACGGACGGCACTGTACGTCGATCGAAAGTCGCGCCGACACCCCCTGCGAATTCGCGTCGCGGGATAGTTTGCCAGGATCCGGCGATCAGCGTGGTGCGCATCAAGGAGGTGCGCAGCGGCCTCAGCACGAGGAGCCTGCCCGCGAGGCCGACCACCCCGCCCCTAGGAACGGTAGGAGTGCGACGTCGGGGCGAGCTGGGGGCCACCCCCCGAGACCGAAAGTAGCACCGCAGCGACGATAAGCGCCAC
This region of Microbacterium paraoxydans genomic DNA includes:
- a CDS encoding IS3 family transposase (programmed frameshift) gives rise to the protein MTVADVGTDDGAMAPRADRPKRRTFTAEFKAAILAEYDAADRSGRGEILRREGLYTSHIIEWRKAAAAGSLSGLGSKPRDRRERELQALRARAEKAEAELAKTRAALDLMGKGTRALGDALRERGQAAAVAAVINPAVDGLAEHVGTAAACALLGRSRASHYRAKNPPPPRPRTPRPAPANKLSAAERAHVLAVLTSQRFADKSVAQVWATLLDEGTYLCSMSTMHRILREHDMAGERRRQASHPPRTRPELVATAPGQVWSWDITKLKGPERGVYYDLYVVLDIFSRFVVGWTIAAREDAEIAKNLLEHAMGIHGVPEAIHADRGTSMTSKPVAQLLVDLGVARSHSRPHVSNDNPYSEAAFKTLKYAPVFPERFGSLADAGAFAEQFFAYYNHEHRHCGIGLHTPASVHFGTAGQVRAQRQATLDAAYAARPERFGHRRPQAPKLPEAAWINQPSQEALIQTA
- a CDS encoding winged helix-turn-helix transcriptional regulator; its protein translation is MLTRTVYPEVPARVEYELTDLGHSAAAPLKHLRDWVEHNVGTDQ